Proteins encoded in a region of the Zunongwangia endophytica genome:
- the miaB gene encoding tRNA (N6-isopentenyl adenosine(37)-C2)-methylthiotransferase MiaB: MEKIIDEKQQGNSLVIEPKTENKRKLFIESYGCQMNFSDSEIVASILSKEGYNTTQKLEEADLVLVNTCSIREKAELTVRKRLEKYNAVKRINPKMKVGVLGCMAERLKSKFLEEEKIVDLVVGPDAYKDLPNLISEVEEGRNAVNVILSKEETYGDVSPVRLQSNGVSAFVSITRGCDNMCTFCVVPFTRGRERSRDPQSIIKEVNDLAEKGFKEITLLGQNVDSYLWYGGGMKKDFEKASPMQKATATDFATLLKLVAEAQPKMRVRFSTSNPQDMTLDAIEMMEKYPNICNSIHLPVQSGSDRMLQKMNRLHTREEYFNLIDNIRKLIPDCGISHDLITGFPTETEEDHQDTISLMKYVKYHFGFMFAYSERPGTMAARKFEDDIPAEIKQRRLAEIVALQREHSQYRTQQYIGKTVEVLIEKSSKKSDAHWSGRTSQNTVAVFPKENYKVGEFVNVKVKDCTSATLICDPIGYSDNN, translated from the coding sequence ATGGAGAAGATTATTGACGAAAAGCAACAGGGAAACTCCCTGGTTATTGAGCCGAAGACCGAAAATAAAAGAAAACTTTTTATTGAAAGTTACGGTTGCCAGATGAACTTTAGCGATAGCGAAATTGTAGCTTCCATACTTTCTAAGGAAGGATACAACACTACGCAAAAATTAGAAGAAGCTGATTTGGTTCTGGTAAACACCTGTTCTATTAGAGAAAAAGCAGAGCTGACGGTAAGAAAACGTCTTGAAAAATACAACGCTGTAAAACGCATTAACCCAAAAATGAAAGTTGGGGTTTTAGGCTGCATGGCCGAGCGACTTAAAAGTAAATTTCTAGAAGAAGAAAAAATTGTAGATCTGGTTGTCGGCCCAGATGCTTATAAAGATCTCCCAAACCTAATAAGTGAAGTTGAAGAAGGTAGAAACGCTGTAAATGTTATTCTTTCTAAAGAAGAAACGTATGGTGATGTTTCGCCGGTACGTTTACAATCAAACGGAGTTTCTGCTTTTGTATCGATTACCAGAGGTTGTGATAACATGTGTACTTTTTGTGTTGTTCCCTTTACACGTGGTAGAGAGCGTAGTCGTGACCCACAAAGTATTATAAAAGAAGTTAACGACCTTGCAGAAAAAGGCTTTAAAGAAATTACACTTTTAGGCCAAAATGTAGATAGTTACCTTTGGTATGGCGGCGGAATGAAAAAGGATTTCGAAAAAGCTTCGCCTATGCAAAAAGCTACTGCTACTGATTTTGCAACATTGCTTAAATTGGTGGCTGAAGCGCAACCGAAAATGAGAGTTAGGTTCTCTACCTCGAACCCACAGGATATGACTTTAGATGCTATCGAAATGATGGAAAAATATCCCAATATCTGTAATTCAATTCACCTGCCAGTACAAAGTGGTAGTGATAGAATGCTTCAGAAAATGAATCGTTTGCACACGCGTGAAGAGTATTTCAACTTAATTGATAATATAAGAAAACTGATTCCAGATTGTGGAATTTCGCATGATCTTATTACCGGTTTCCCAACTGAAACAGAAGAAGATCATCAGGACACTATTTCACTTATGAAATATGTAAAATATCATTTCGGTTTTATGTTTGCTTATTCTGAAAGACCCGGAACCATGGCGGCAAGAAAATTTGAAGATGATATTCCTGCGGAAATCAAACAAAGAAGACTTGCTGAAATTGTTGCCCTTCAGCGGGAACATAGCCAATATCGAACTCAACAATACATAGGAAAAACTGTAGAAGTTTTAATTGAAAAATCGTCTAAAAAGTCTGATGCTCATTGGAGCGGCAGAACATCCCAAAATACAGTCGCAGTATTTCCAAAAGAAAATTACAAAGTAGGTGAATTTGTAAATGTAAAAGTGAAAGATTGCACCAGTGCAACCTTAATTTGTGATCCAATTGGATATAGCGACAATAATTAA
- a CDS encoding sigma 54-interacting transcriptional regulator produces the protein MESVQATKQRFGIIGDDQKLNRSVEKAIQVAPTDISVLVTGESGVGKESIPKIVHSLSHRKHGKYIAVNCGAIPEGTIDSELFGHEKGAFTGATQTRSGYFEVADGGTIFLDEVGELPLPTQVRLLRVLENGEFMKVGSSKVQKTNVRIVAATNINMFESIKKEKFREDLYYRLSTVEINLPPLRDRKGDIHLLFRKFASDFALKYKMPTIRLEDDAVLLLQKYHWGGNIRQLRNIAEQISVLEQKRSINGKELKEYLPDMGSNLPAVISDKKKESDFSNEREILYKVLFDMKNDLNDLKKLTLKLMQEGNSKEVRDENEGLIQKIYGNGDEDEEDFNVEDLDSDNLEVLQIPQQSSKSEYEPQPENMSEKDKYHFAEEIEEEETLSLHDKELELIKKSLERHSGKRKAAAEELGISERTLYRKIKQYNL, from the coding sequence ATGGAATCAGTACAGGCCACAAAACAACGTTTCGGGATTATAGGAGACGATCAAAAACTTAACCGATCGGTAGAAAAAGCGATACAGGTTGCTCCCACTGATATTTCGGTTTTAGTAACTGGAGAAAGTGGTGTTGGTAAAGAGAGTATCCCAAAAATAGTACATTCGCTTTCCCATCGAAAGCACGGTAAATACATTGCGGTTAACTGTGGTGCTATACCAGAAGGAACTATCGATAGTGAACTGTTTGGACACGAAAAAGGCGCATTTACGGGTGCAACACAAACTCGTAGTGGTTATTTTGAAGTTGCCGATGGTGGAACCATTTTTCTTGATGAAGTTGGAGAATTACCGCTACCAACTCAGGTTCGTCTTTTACGGGTTTTAGAAAACGGGGAATTTATGAAAGTAGGTTCTTCTAAAGTACAGAAAACCAATGTAAGGATTGTTGCCGCGACCAACATTAATATGTTTGAGTCGATTAAAAAGGAAAAATTTAGAGAAGATCTTTATTATCGATTAAGCACCGTAGAAATTAATCTTCCACCTTTACGAGATCGAAAAGGAGACATTCATTTACTTTTTAGAAAATTTGCTTCAGATTTTGCTCTAAAATATAAGATGCCTACCATTAGGTTGGAAGATGATGCCGTACTTTTGTTGCAAAAATATCATTGGGGTGGTAATATTCGTCAACTTCGGAATATCGCAGAGCAAATTTCAGTATTAGAACAAAAACGTTCTATAAATGGAAAAGAGCTGAAAGAATATCTTCCGGATATGGGGAGCAACTTACCGGCTGTAATTTCAGATAAGAAGAAAGAAAGCGATTTTAGTAACGAGCGTGAAATTCTTTACAAGGTACTTTTCGATATGAAAAACGACCTTAACGATCTAAAGAAACTCACCCTAAAATTGATGCAGGAAGGAAATTCTAAAGAAGTTAGAGATGAGAATGAAGGTTTGATTCAGAAAATCTACGGAAATGGCGATGAGGACGAAGAAGACTTTAATGTAGAAGATCTGGATAGTGATAATCTTGAAGTACTTCAGATCCCACAGCAAAGTAGTAAAAGTGAGTACGAACCACAGCCAGAAAATATGTCTGAAAAAGACAAATATCACTTTGCTGAAGAAATTGAAGAAGAAGAAACGCTTTCCCTTCATGATAAAGAATTAGAGCTGATCAAAAAATCACTAGAGCGCCATAGCGGAAAACGTAAAGCAGCCGCTGAAGAATTGGGTATTAGTGAACGCACGCTCTATCGAAAGATCAAACAATACAATTTATAA
- the lptE gene encoding LptE family protein, with protein MKKLGLVLSIIAVLSLVSCGIYSFTGASTGNAETFQVNNFQNTADLIEPGIERTFKLNLQDLIQSQTNLTLTNNNADLIFEGEIIDYYIAPMTATAQNTAAQNRLTIAVQIRYYNTLEPEKDFDRRFSFYYDYPAGQQLIGGTLDTAIEEIYDRITQDIFNAALTDW; from the coding sequence ATGAAGAAATTAGGACTAGTTTTATCGATTATCGCTGTTTTGAGTTTAGTTTCCTGCGGAATATATTCTTTTACCGGAGCGAGCACAGGAAATGCAGAAACTTTTCAGGTAAATAACTTTCAAAACACGGCAGATCTAATAGAACCCGGAATTGAAAGAACTTTTAAGCTGAATTTGCAAGATTTAATTCAAAGTCAAACGAATCTTACTTTAACAAATAATAATGCAGATCTAATTTTTGAAGGTGAAATCATCGATTATTATATCGCACCGATGACGGCGACTGCACAAAATACAGCAGCTCAAAACCGTCTAACAATTGCAGTCCAGATTAGATACTATAATACTTTAGAGCCCGAGAAGGATTTTGACAGACGATTTTCTTTTTACTACGATTACCCAGCAGGACAGCAATTGATCGGCGGAACTTTAGACACTGCTATAGAAGAAATTTACGATAGAATTACCCAGGATATTTTTAATGCAGCTTTAACCGATTGGTAG
- the secG gene encoding preprotein translocase subunit SecG translates to MSTFTIFLVLIVIVAFLLVVVIMVQNPKGGGLSSSIGGGGQQIGGVQKTNDFLDKSTWTLATVLLVLILVSNVSIMDGNNGFSDSKIFDEDEVENALPQNTVPAQQNGQTQNAPAADSAQ, encoded by the coding sequence ATGAGCACTTTTACAATTTTTTTAGTTTTAATAGTTATCGTAGCATTTTTGCTAGTGGTAGTTATCATGGTGCAAAATCCTAAAGGAGGAGGATTATCTTCTTCTATTGGTGGCGGTGGCCAACAAATTGGTGGTGTACAAAAAACAAACGACTTTTTAGATAAAAGCACATGGACACTCGCAACCGTATTACTTGTACTTATCCTTGTAAGTAATGTTTCTATCATGGATGGTAATAATGGTTTTAGTGATTCTAAAATTTTTGATGAAGATGAAGTAGAAAATGCTTTACCACAAAATACAGTGCCAGCACAGCAAAACGGGCAAACACAAAACGCTCCTGCTGCAGATAGCGCTCAATAA
- a CDS encoding co-chaperone GroES produces the protein MGLNIKPLSDRVLIEPVAAETKTASGLYIPETAKEKPQRGKVVAVGKGTKDHDMTVSVGDTVLYGKYAGTELKLEGTDYLIMREDDILAIV, from the coding sequence ATGGGACTAAACATTAAACCGCTTTCTGACAGAGTTCTTATCGAACCTGTTGCAGCTGAAACTAAAACGGCTTCAGGTCTTTATATTCCCGAAACCGCTAAAGAAAAACCACAAAGAGGTAAAGTTGTAGCGGTAGGTAAAGGAACAAAAGATCATGACATGACTGTTAGTGTTGGTGATACAGTTCTTTATGGCAAATATGCCGGTACCGAGCTTAAATTGGAAGGTACAGATTATCTTATCATGAGAGAAGACGATATTCTTGCAATCGTATAA
- the groL gene encoding chaperonin GroEL (60 kDa chaperone family; promotes refolding of misfolded polypeptides especially under stressful conditions; forms two stacked rings of heptamers to form a barrel-shaped 14mer; ends can be capped by GroES; misfolded proteins enter the barrel where they are refolded when GroES binds) has protein sequence MAKDIKFDIEARDGIKRGVDALANAVKVTLGPKGRNVIISKSFGAPTVTKDGVSVAKEIELEDELENMGAQMVKEVASKTNDLAGDGTTTATVLAQAIVKEGLKNVAAGANPMDLKRGIDKAVEALTKNLAEQTQEVGDSSEKIKQVASISANNDELIGELIAEAFGKVGKEGVITVEEAKGTDTYVDVVEGMQFDRGYLSPYFVTNSEKMTADLENPYILLFDKKISTMKDLMPILEPVAQSGKPLLIIAEDVDGEALATLVVNKLRGSLKIAAVKAPGFGDRRKAMLEDIAILTGGTVISEERGFSLENATIDMLGTAEKVAIDKDNTTVVNGSGDDNAIKERVNQIKAQIETTTSDYDKEKLQERLAKLAGGVAVLYVGAASEVEMKEKKDRVDDALHATRAAVEEGIVAGGGVALVRAKAVLEAISTENADEATGIQIVARAIESPLRTIVENAGGEGSVVINKVLEGDKDYGYDAKTDTYVDMMKAGIIDPKKVTRVALENAASVSGMILTTECALIDIKEDNAGGGGMPQGMGGGMPGMM, from the coding sequence ATGGCAAAAGATATAAAATTTGACATCGAAGCACGTGACGGAATCAAACGTGGTGTAGATGCTCTTGCAAACGCAGTAAAAGTAACATTAGGACCTAAAGGTCGTAACGTAATTATAAGTAAATCATTTGGTGCGCCAACAGTAACTAAAGATGGTGTTTCTGTAGCAAAAGAAATCGAGCTGGAAGATGAGCTTGAAAATATGGGGGCGCAGATGGTAAAAGAAGTTGCTTCTAAAACTAACGATCTTGCTGGTGATGGTACAACTACTGCTACTGTTCTTGCTCAAGCAATCGTTAAAGAAGGACTTAAAAACGTTGCTGCAGGTGCAAACCCAATGGATCTTAAAAGAGGAATCGATAAAGCAGTAGAAGCTTTAACTAAAAACCTTGCTGAGCAAACTCAGGAAGTTGGTGATTCTTCAGAAAAAATTAAGCAAGTAGCTTCTATTTCTGCGAACAACGACGAGCTTATCGGTGAATTAATTGCTGAAGCTTTTGGAAAAGTTGGTAAAGAAGGAGTGATTACTGTAGAAGAAGCTAAAGGAACAGATACTTATGTAGATGTTGTTGAAGGTATGCAATTCGACAGAGGTTACCTTTCTCCTTACTTTGTGACTAACAGTGAGAAAATGACTGCTGATCTAGAGAACCCTTATATTCTTCTTTTCGACAAGAAGATCTCTACAATGAAGGATCTAATGCCAATTCTAGAGCCTGTAGCGCAATCTGGAAAGCCACTTTTAATTATTGCTGAAGATGTAGACGGTGAAGCACTTGCTACATTAGTAGTTAACAAATTAAGAGGTTCTCTTAAAATTGCTGCTGTAAAAGCTCCAGGATTCGGAGATCGTAGAAAAGCAATGTTAGAAGATATCGCTATTCTTACCGGTGGTACTGTAATTTCTGAAGAAAGAGGTTTCTCTCTAGAAAATGCAACTATCGATATGTTAGGTACTGCTGAAAAAGTAGCTATAGATAAAGATAACACTACAGTTGTAAATGGTTCTGGTGATGATAACGCTATTAAAGAGCGTGTAAACCAAATCAAAGCACAAATTGAAACTACAACTTCAGACTACGACAAAGAAAAACTACAAGAGCGTCTTGCTAAATTAGCAGGTGGTGTTGCAGTTCTTTACGTTGGTGCAGCTTCAGAAGTTGAAATGAAAGAGAAGAAAGATCGTGTAGATGATGCACTTCATGCAACTCGTGCAGCTGTAGAAGAAGGTATCGTTGCCGGTGGTGGTGTTGCTCTTGTAAGAGCTAAAGCCGTTCTTGAAGCTATTTCTACTGAAAATGCAGATGAGGCAACAGGAATTCAAATTGTTGCTCGTGCTATCGAATCTCCGCTTAGAACAATTGTTGAAAATGCAGGTGGCGAAGGCTCTGTAGTAATTAACAAAGTACTAGAAGGTGATAAAGATTATGGATACGATGCGAAAACAGACACCTATGTAGATATGATGAAAGCTGGCATTATCGATCCTAAGAAAGTTACTCGTGTAGCCTTAGAAAATGCAGCTTCTGTATCTGGAATGATCCTTACTACAGAATGTGCTTTAATCGATATCAAAGAAGATAACGCTGGTGGCGGCGGAATGCCACAAGGAATGGGCGGCGGAATGCCAGGAATGATGTAA
- a CDS encoding copper homeostasis protein CutC: MTNFITEACVESLDEALKAEALGADRVELCANLALDGITPERDVIKQAKDLLSIPIRVMIRPRGGDFIYSEAEFKMMKQNIEFCKSVGVEGVVFGILNEDKTLDLDRIAVLVEIAKPLKVVIHKAIDETPDILKATEDIVKINGINTILTSGGKTTAEEGISTLKRMIAIAGNQLEIMPAGSITKENLDQMHKSVDAWAYHGRQILGVF, from the coding sequence ATGACTAATTTTATTACAGAAGCTTGTGTAGAATCTTTAGATGAAGCTTTAAAGGCTGAAGCATTGGGCGCAGATCGGGTTGAATTATGTGCAAACTTAGCTTTAGACGGAATTACTCCTGAACGAGATGTGATTAAGCAAGCAAAGGATCTACTTTCGATTCCGATTCGCGTAATGATTCGACCTCGTGGAGGTGATTTTATATATTCTGAAGCTGAATTTAAAATGATGAAGCAGAACATTGAATTCTGTAAATCGGTTGGAGTAGAAGGAGTGGTTTTTGGAATATTGAATGAAGATAAAACTCTAGATTTGGATCGGATTGCAGTCTTGGTTGAAATAGCAAAGCCATTAAAAGTCGTAATTCATAAAGCCATTGACGAAACTCCGGATATTTTAAAGGCGACAGAAGATATAGTTAAAATCAACGGAATTAATACAATTTTGACTTCAGGAGGAAAAACTACTGCAGAAGAGGGAATTTCAACCCTAAAAAGGATGATAGCAATCGCTGGTAACCAACTGGAAATCATGCCTGCCGGAAGCATTACAAAAGAGAATTTAGACCAGATGCATAAAAGTGTCGATGCATGGGCGTATCATGGACGCCAAATTCTTGGTGTGTTTTAA
- a CDS encoding carboxypeptidase-like regulatory domain-containing protein, with product MNNSRKIFFFLISIFVVFAGYSQTEISGQVFDDNSKKLSGATIMISKDSISSILAYGISDSDGRFQVSVKTESESLFLKVSYIGFGTFEKTVQNKSQQLEVKLLPSSEALKEVLVKSEILQQRGDTLSFSVDAFKDKNDRVIADILKKLPGIDIRPNGQIFYKDEPIQKYYIEGLDLLEGRYNLANNNLSADAVSKVEILENHQPVKVLDSLEFSERASINIKLKKDITVSGTATAGIGAAPLLWQTKITPMIFNKKRQALVTYQSNNTGSDVSREIRDFSIRLFGDEFTIDKTDWLSIQNVAEPPFSQERWLDNNVHLGSANILQRIKEDMDLKLNISYLNDYQQQDGKTQTRYFTPTDTIDVIENTNNELYLSTLQGKLTLENNADKNYFKNQLEFNGFWNANRGLIDRPDSQIKQQLENPFFGIKNNLRLLRTVGKQLITFNSNTGYTKTNQELLVQPGQFEAIFNGGDPYEEIQQLVSAKKWFTDNSAGFTKALGRFTISPKFGFSIQNQQLDTDIFLGEGDEVLDADFKNRTEFVESSVYFKNSFRFKSKDETWNLNLSTPLAFKSFDLEDDNFEEKRNLDRLIFEPRFSVDKKLSAFWEVDASAGLSYKFAEIQQLYYGFLLNGYRNLNRYNAPISEEQQQSYRGGLAYRNPLKQLFLNASYSYSFTENNLLYSSNIGENGTTILEAVILDNSSNTHSFRGGGSKYFRKLKTTFKLNASYNLSQRQQLLNNTLAEVNTKSFSLRGSVDAEISSWLIANYSGNFSTYTSGFEKSDFQQIETHQHVIDLYFYPKDNQYLSVSGEYYGNSLSENGDNYFVNLGYQFTFEKPKMDLNISWRNILNTDQFSNAYNNQYYYVESSYRLRPSQVLATLKFTL from the coding sequence TTGAATAATTCTAGGAAGATTTTCTTTTTTCTGATATCAATATTCGTTGTTTTTGCGGGCTATTCTCAAACTGAAATTTCAGGTCAGGTTTTCGACGATAACAGTAAAAAGCTTAGTGGTGCAACAATAATGATCAGTAAAGATTCTATTTCTTCGATATTGGCTTATGGGATTTCAGATTCTGATGGAAGATTTCAAGTCAGCGTAAAAACTGAATCAGAATCTTTGTTTTTAAAAGTTTCCTATATTGGTTTTGGGACTTTTGAAAAAACTGTTCAGAATAAATCACAGCAATTAGAAGTGAAACTTTTGCCTTCTTCAGAAGCTTTAAAAGAAGTATTGGTGAAATCTGAAATTTTACAGCAACGCGGCGATACGCTTAGTTTTTCGGTAGATGCTTTTAAAGATAAAAATGATCGCGTAATAGCAGATATTTTAAAGAAATTACCGGGAATCGATATTCGGCCAAACGGACAGATATTTTATAAAGATGAGCCGATTCAGAAATATTATATCGAAGGTTTAGATTTATTGGAAGGGCGGTATAATCTGGCAAATAATAATCTTTCTGCCGATGCGGTTTCTAAAGTCGAGATTCTTGAGAATCATCAGCCGGTTAAAGTTTTGGATAGTTTAGAATTTTCAGAGCGAGCTTCAATCAATATTAAGCTTAAAAAAGATATTACGGTGAGCGGAACCGCTACTGCCGGGATTGGTGCTGCACCTTTGCTTTGGCAAACTAAGATCACGCCAATGATCTTCAATAAAAAGCGACAGGCGCTTGTTACCTACCAAAGCAATAATACCGGGAGCGATGTGTCTCGTGAAATTCGTGATTTTTCGATTCGTTTGTTTGGCGATGAGTTTACGATCGATAAAACTGATTGGTTGTCGATTCAGAATGTAGCAGAACCTCCTTTTTCCCAAGAGCGTTGGTTGGATAATAATGTGCATTTAGGTTCCGCGAATATTTTACAGCGCATTAAGGAGGATATGGATCTTAAGCTGAATATTTCTTATTTAAACGATTACCAACAGCAGGATGGAAAAACGCAAACACGATATTTTACGCCTACAGATACGATCGATGTGATCGAAAATACTAATAACGAACTTTATTTAAGTACGCTTCAGGGAAAACTAACTTTAGAGAATAATGCCGATAAAAATTATTTTAAAAACCAATTAGAATTCAATGGATTTTGGAATGCTAATCGTGGTTTAATCGACCGTCCTGATTCACAAATAAAGCAGCAGCTGGAAAATCCTTTCTTCGGAATTAAAAATAATTTGCGCCTTCTTAGAACGGTAGGGAAGCAATTAATCACTTTTAATTCAAATACTGGTTACACGAAAACCAATCAAGAGCTACTGGTGCAGCCGGGGCAATTTGAAGCTATTTTTAATGGCGGTGATCCTTATGAGGAAATTCAGCAATTAGTTTCTGCAAAAAAATGGTTTACCGATAATTCTGCTGGGTTTACCAAGGCGCTGGGTAGATTTACCATTTCACCAAAATTTGGATTTTCGATCCAAAATCAACAATTAGACACCGATATTTTTCTAGGAGAAGGTGACGAGGTTTTAGATGCCGATTTTAAGAATAGAACCGAATTTGTAGAATCTTCGGTCTATTTTAAAAATTCTTTTAGGTTTAAAAGTAAGGATGAAACCTGGAATTTGAATTTAAGTACACCGCTAGCGTTTAAAAGTTTCGATCTTGAAGATGATAACTTTGAAGAAAAAAGAAATTTAGATCGATTGATTTTCGAACCCAGGTTTTCTGTAGATAAAAAGCTTTCAGCCTTTTGGGAAGTAGATGCTTCAGCAGGATTAAGTTACAAATTTGCCGAAATTCAGCAATTATACTATGGATTTTTACTGAATGGCTACCGAAATTTAAATCGCTACAACGCACCAATTTCCGAAGAACAGCAACAAAGTTATAGAGGCGGATTGGCCTATAGAAATCCACTGAAGCAATTGTTTTTAAATGCATCTTATTCGTATAGTTTTACTGAAAATAATTTGCTGTACAGTTCTAATATTGGTGAAAATGGAACAACTATTTTAGAAGCAGTCATACTAGACAATAGTAGCAATACGCATAGCTTTAGAGGCGGTGGAAGTAAATATTTTAGAAAACTAAAAACAACCTTTAAGCTGAATGCTTCCTATAATTTATCACAACGACAACAGCTTTTAAATAATACGCTGGCTGAGGTAAATACCAAAAGCTTCAGTTTACGCGGAAGTGTTGATGCTGAAATTTCCAGCTGGTTAATTGCAAATTATTCGGGTAATTTTTCGACTTATACCTCTGGATTTGAAAAAAGTGATTTTCAGCAAATAGAAACCCATCAGCATGTTATCGATTTGTATTTTTATCCAAAAGACAATCAATATTTAAGTGTCAGTGGCGAATATTACGGCAATTCTTTGTCTGAAAATGGGGATAATTATTTTGTAAACCTTGGTTATCAATTTACTTTTGAGAAGCCAAAAATGGACTTGAATATTAGTTGGCGAAATATTCTGAATACCGATCAATTTAGTAATGCTTATAATAATCAATACTACTATGTGGAGAGTAGTTATCGATTGCGACCTTCGCAGGTTTTAGCCACTTTAAAATTTACGCTATAG
- a CDS encoding GLPGLI family protein has product MRSLFILVFILCLENVVAQNSYSYKATYQLEYQEDSTDENSIKTEKGVLYLGKDHSRYSSLGKAVKDSLENMPNPKGMTMGEYNQMTDFDYTIYKDYQDNEITLAEKVFQYEFKYQQDLKQIDWEIQPENKEILGFSVQKATGAFAGRKYIAWFAPELPFSDGPYKFSGLPGLIVGISDFRDDYHFTLTGFQELEKPVNKLLNLDSYKAVSQKELDRVRDDYNRDPIGTMEKAGIRFGWSEEDEAKQKKELTKKYKRRNNPIELQK; this is encoded by the coding sequence ATGAGAAGTCTTTTTATCCTTGTTTTTATACTTTGTTTAGAAAATGTAGTGGCGCAAAATTCATATTCCTATAAAGCAACTTATCAACTCGAATATCAGGAAGATTCTACAGATGAAAATTCTATAAAAACTGAAAAAGGCGTATTATATTTAGGAAAAGACCACTCACGATATTCCAGTTTAGGTAAAGCAGTTAAAGATTCTCTAGAGAACATGCCTAATCCTAAAGGCATGACGATGGGGGAGTATAACCAAATGACTGACTTTGACTATACTATCTACAAAGATTATCAGGATAATGAAATCACTTTAGCCGAAAAGGTTTTTCAATATGAATTTAAATATCAACAGGATCTAAAACAGATCGATTGGGAAATTCAACCAGAAAATAAAGAAATTTTAGGCTTTAGCGTTCAGAAAGCTACAGGTGCTTTTGCAGGTAGAAAATATATCGCCTGGTTTGCGCCAGAGCTACCATTCTCAGACGGGCCTTATAAGTTTAGTGGTTTACCGGGTCTTATTGTAGGAATTTCAGATTTTAGAGATGATTATCATTTTACTCTTACCGGATTTCAGGAATTAGAAAAGCCGGTGAATAAGCTATTGAATTTGGATAGTTACAAAGCTGTTTCTCAAAAAGAACTTGACCGGGTTCGGGACGATTATAACCGCGATCCTATTGGAACAATGGAAAAGGCAGGAATAAGGTTTGGTTGGAGTGAGGAAGATGAAGCTAAGCAAAAAAAAGAGCTCACTAAAAAGTATAAGCGACGAAATAATCCCATCGAGCTTCAGAAGTAA
- a CDS encoding GLPGLI family protein codes for MKNKFIFILGVLMLSAFQLKAQNKLNYRVGYELTYKLDSTDLESSKSEIMWLFANNDSSLFISRGAALKDSIKKNVIAAEIGSEKWRSKMEAAKTEFEYQIFKNKAENKIGYGIELLSDKLYYSNFLDQIKWEIQADAKEIAGYQVQKATSSFAGRDYIAWFTPEIPLTDGPYKFAGLPGLILELQDTEAEYVFKFAGFEELANPLEYEIFPEKYKEVKKKELLDLLSTYESDPISYINNYVGEGGKTVRVEIVGDDKKDYLRKHRAELAKKNNPIELEK; via the coding sequence ATGAAAAATAAATTTATCTTCATTCTAGGTGTTTTAATGTTAAGTGCTTTTCAACTTAAAGCTCAAAATAAACTTAACTATCGAGTGGGCTATGAACTTACTTATAAATTAGATTCAACAGATTTAGAATCTAGTAAATCTGAAATTATGTGGCTTTTCGCAAATAATGATTCGTCTTTATTTATAAGTAGAGGAGCAGCACTTAAAGATTCCATTAAAAAGAATGTGATAGCTGCCGAGATTGGATCTGAAAAGTGGCGAAGTAAAATGGAAGCTGCTAAAACCGAATTTGAATATCAAATTTTTAAAAATAAAGCAGAAAATAAAATTGGATATGGAATTGAGCTTTTAAGCGATAAACTTTACTATTCAAACTTTTTAGATCAAATAAAATGGGAAATACAGGCTGATGCTAAAGAGATCGCTGGATACCAAGTGCAAAAAGCAACATCAAGTTTTGCAGGTAGAGATTATATCGCCTGGTTTACACCAGAAATTCCACTTACCGATGGACCTTATAAATTTGCAGGTTTACCGGGACTGATATTAGAATTGCAGGATACCGAAGCTGAATACGTTTTTAAGTTCGCTGGTTTTGAAGAACTTGCAAATCCTTTAGAGTACGAGATCTTTCCTGAAAAATATAAAGAGGTTAAGAAAAAGGAGCTTTTGGATTTATTGTCAACCTATGAAAGCGATCCAATTAGTTATATCAATAATTATGTAGGTGAAGGTGGCAAGACGGTACGTGTCGAGATTGTAGGAGATGATAAAAAAGATTATCTTAGAAAGCATCGAGCAGAACTGGCTAAAAAAAATAATCCTATAGAACTAGAAAAATGA